One Pseudodesulfovibrio senegalensis DNA segment encodes these proteins:
- the ablB gene encoding putative beta-lysine N-acetyltransferase, giving the protein MRPDAVVRLGKTVVQHGPANDRVYILKLDKDDLPEVVDKIYALGRDNGYSKLFAKVPSDKAGHFTARGFIDEARVPGMYKGEVAGYFMSKYLDQSRAIPRDIERITKVLECADQKSETAHSPTSTHQIQRLATGNAQELAELYDTVFESYPFPVNDPGYLKQMMEENVIFYGIFQDENLVAAASAEMDKDWACVEMTDFATLPAFRGKGAAGLLLAHMEKEMPSLGIQTAFTIARAESYGMNIVFARAGYAFGGTLHNNTQIGGKLESMNVWYKQIGTR; this is encoded by the coding sequence ATGCGGCCTGATGCAGTGGTACGGTTGGGAAAAACAGTCGTTCAGCACGGTCCGGCCAACGACCGTGTCTACATCTTGAAACTCGACAAGGACGACCTCCCGGAGGTCGTGGATAAGATATACGCTCTCGGACGGGATAACGGCTACTCCAAGCTTTTTGCCAAAGTACCGTCCGACAAAGCCGGGCACTTCACTGCGCGGGGCTTCATTGACGAAGCCCGCGTGCCCGGCATGTACAAAGGCGAGGTTGCGGGCTACTTCATGAGCAAGTATCTGGACCAGAGCCGCGCCATACCGCGGGACATAGAACGTATTACCAAGGTATTGGAGTGCGCCGATCAAAAATCGGAAACCGCCCACAGCCCAACATCCACACACCAAATACAACGCCTTGCCACCGGCAATGCCCAAGAACTGGCCGAACTCTATGACACGGTCTTCGAGTCCTATCCGTTTCCGGTCAATGATCCAGGCTATCTCAAACAGATGATGGAAGAAAACGTCATTTTCTATGGCATCTTTCAAGATGAGAATCTTGTGGCTGCAGCATCTGCTGAAATGGACAAAGATTGGGCTTGCGTTGAAATGACCGACTTTGCTACCTTGCCTGCCTTCAGAGGCAAGGGAGCCGCCGGCCTGTTGCTGGCCCACATGGAAAAGGAAATGCCGTCACTGGGAATCCAGACGGCCTTCACCATCGCCAGGGCCGAAAGCTATGGAATGAATATTGTATTTGCCCGCGCCGGATATGCATTTGGCGGCACCCTTCACAACAACACACAAATCGGAGGCAAACTGGAGAGCATGAATGTCTGGTACAAGCAGATCGGAACTCGGTAA
- the ablA gene encoding lysine 2,3-aminomutase, producing the protein MPIFNEHQQEVADSLDESTSKSDWTDWKWHVRHSIKNIDDFERVLNVKFPKKEKRIYEQTLKKFPMAVTPYYLSLIDPEDYANDPIFMQSFPSPKELKIERHDMADPLHEDKDSPAPGITHRYPDRVLFHVSNTCAMYCRHCTRKRKVGDVDSIPSRKNLEAGLDYIRNTPQVRDVLLSGGDPFLLSDEKLDWLLTQVSAIEHVEVVRIGTRTPVVLPYRITDELVAMLKKHHPLWINTHFNHPREITASSRRALAKLADAGIPLGNQSVLLAGVNDCQRLIKTLNQKLVKNRVRPYYLYQCDMSEGLTHFRTPIGKGMEILESLRGHTSGFAVPTYVVDAPGGGGKIPVMPNYIVSWGTNKIVLRNYEGVITTYNEPEAYEATYCDRECSKCNLQLKEDDGEEKAIGVEKLLSDWDDTTSLTPEDNERIGRRDDAA; encoded by the coding sequence ATGCCGATATTCAACGAACACCAACAGGAAGTAGCTGATTCACTGGATGAATCCACGTCAAAGTCCGACTGGACCGACTGGAAATGGCACGTACGTCATTCCATCAAAAACATTGACGATTTCGAAAGGGTCCTGAACGTTAAATTCCCCAAAAAGGAAAAACGTATCTATGAACAGACCCTCAAGAAATTCCCCATGGCGGTCACGCCCTACTACCTTTCGCTCATTGACCCGGAAGACTATGCCAACGACCCCATATTCATGCAGTCTTTTCCCAGCCCCAAGGAACTGAAGATTGAACGCCACGACATGGCTGACCCGCTGCACGAGGACAAGGACAGTCCGGCCCCCGGAATTACACACCGTTACCCGGACCGTGTTCTCTTTCACGTCAGCAACACATGCGCCATGTACTGCCGACACTGCACGCGCAAACGCAAAGTGGGCGATGTGGATTCCATTCCATCACGCAAAAACCTTGAAGCGGGCCTCGATTACATCCGCAACACCCCGCAAGTGCGCGACGTCCTGCTTTCCGGCGGTGACCCTTTCCTGCTCTCCGACGAAAAACTGGACTGGCTGCTGACACAAGTATCCGCCATTGAACATGTGGAAGTGGTGCGCATCGGAACACGCACGCCCGTGGTGCTGCCGTATCGCATCACCGACGAGCTGGTCGCGATGCTCAAAAAGCACCACCCGCTGTGGATCAATACCCACTTCAACCATCCGCGTGAAATCACGGCATCTTCCCGTCGTGCCCTGGCAAAGCTGGCCGATGCGGGTATACCGCTGGGGAACCAAAGCGTCCTGCTGGCCGGGGTCAACGACTGCCAGCGACTGATCAAGACCCTGAACCAGAAACTGGTCAAAAACCGCGTACGTCCCTACTACCTCTACCAATGCGACATGTCCGAAGGACTGACCCATTTCCGTACTCCCATCGGCAAAGGCATGGAAATCCTCGAAAGCCTTCGGGGGCACACCAGCGGTTTTGCCGTTCCCACCTATGTGGTGGACGCACCCGGAGGCGGTGGCAAGATTCCCGTCATGCCTAACTATATCGTTTCGTGGGGCACAAACAAAATCGTCCTGCGCAACTACGAGGGCGTGATCACCACGTACAACGAACCCGAAGCGTACGAGGCCACCTATTGCGACCGCGAATGCTCCAAGTGCAATCTGCAACTCAAGGAAGACGACGGCGAAGAGAAGGCTATCGGCGTAGAAAAACTCCTTTCGGATTGGGACGACACCACAAGCCTGACCCCGGAAGACAACGAACGCATAGGACGGAGGGACGATGCGGCCTGA
- a CDS encoding amino acid ABC transporter ATP-binding protein, with protein sequence MQEAPVIEISGVNKWFGDLHVLKGIDMHVMPSEVVVIIGASGSGKSTLLRCVNYLESYDKGKIKISGDLVTGEDKFINALRSRVGMVFQHFNLFPHMTVLGNVMEGPTQVKKIPKKKARKLARHYLAKVGLDDKETAYPETLSGGQKQRVAIARALAMEPEVMLFDEPTSALDPELVGEVLSVMQQLAEDGMTMMVVTHEMGFAREMADTVAFMDEGVILEQGTPDTVFDTPTQTRTQEFLSQIL encoded by the coding sequence ATGCAGGAAGCACCTGTCATTGAAATCTCTGGAGTCAACAAATGGTTCGGTGACCTTCATGTGCTCAAGGGCATCGACATGCACGTCATGCCCTCGGAAGTGGTGGTCATCATCGGCGCTAGCGGATCCGGCAAAAGCACCTTGCTTCGTTGCGTGAACTACTTGGAATCATATGATAAGGGTAAAATAAAAATATCCGGCGACCTTGTCACTGGTGAAGACAAGTTCATCAATGCACTGCGCTCCCGCGTGGGCATGGTCTTCCAGCACTTCAATCTTTTCCCGCACATGACTGTGTTGGGTAACGTCATGGAAGGCCCCACACAGGTAAAGAAAATCCCCAAAAAAAAAGCAAGAAAACTTGCTCGCCACTATCTGGCCAAAGTCGGACTGGACGACAAGGAAACCGCATATCCGGAAACGCTTTCCGGCGGGCAGAAGCAACGCGTGGCCATTGCCCGGGCACTGGCCATGGAACCGGAAGTCATGCTTTTCGACGAACCGACTTCGGCCCTTGACCCTGAACTGGTCGGAGAAGTCCTCTCGGTCATGCAGCAGCTTGCCGAAGACGGCATGACCATGATGGTGGTTACCCACGAAATGGGATTCGCCCGCGAAATGGCCGACACCGTGGCCTTTATGGACGAAGGCGTAATTCTGGAACAGGGAACCCCGGACACGGTTTTTGATACGCCGACCCAAACGCGAACCCAGGAATTCCTTAGCCAAATCCTTTAA
- a CDS encoding amino acid ABC transporter permease produces MYFDIAAVPKYFPYFLPAAWMTLKVSALGIFLGMVLGLGTAFLRISTRRIFNLPARAYIYIIRGTPLLLQLLFIYFGLRSLAGFSAITSAVLALGVHNGAYIAEIFRGAIVSIADGQMEAARSLGMTYPRTMIRIILPQAFKRAIPSLGNQFIIALKDSSLASTITINELLLKSQQLASSNFMMMEMLFIAALFYLFYTAIFSGLFHKIEKKLDVSTA; encoded by the coding sequence ATGTACTTCGACATAGCCGCGGTTCCGAAGTATTTTCCCTATTTCCTGCCCGCAGCATGGATGACGCTCAAAGTCTCTGCGCTGGGCATTTTTCTGGGAATGGTACTCGGACTGGGAACAGCCTTTCTACGCATCTCCACTCGCCGAATTTTCAACCTCCCGGCACGGGCGTACATCTATATTATCCGGGGGACACCGCTTCTGCTTCAATTGCTGTTCATCTATTTCGGATTGCGAAGCCTGGCAGGATTCAGTGCCATCACCTCTGCGGTACTGGCCTTAGGCGTTCACAATGGTGCCTACATAGCGGAAATCTTTCGCGGAGCCATCGTATCCATCGCCGACGGCCAAATGGAGGCCGCACGCAGTCTGGGCATGACATATCCGCGAACAATGATCCGCATCATATTGCCCCAAGCGTTCAAGAGGGCCATCCCGTCGTTGGGCAACCAATTCATCATTGCGCTCAAAGATTCTTCGCTGGCCAGCACCATTACCATCAACGAGTTGCTGCTCAAATCGCAGCAACTTGCCTCGTCCAACTTCATGATGATGGAAATGCTGTTCATTGCGGCCCTGTTTTACCTTTTTTACACGGCAATATTCAGCGGACTGTTCCACAAAATCGAAAAAAAGCTGGATGTCAGCACCGCATAG
- a CDS encoding ABC transporter substrate-binding protein, translating into MKTLLRCLAVCAATLYLLSLCACSEQKQDALSRIKETKTISFAMSGGYPPFNFYNSDNQLVGFDVDVAKEVAKRLGVEFKPVTTEWSGIIEGLRSGAYDGILGSMAVTEQRLKVVNFSTPYYYSGAQLVVRKGSSYAKPADMKGKTIGVVTGTTFADDATKLGAGDVKLYKDDTQTLMELSNGVVDGVITDRVVGVNAMNSGKFNIALLGSPLRSESIAVAFRKGEEPLLNKVNDILSDMHEDGTLSEFSIKWLKTDITVQ; encoded by the coding sequence ATGAAAACCTTGTTGCGCTGTCTGGCCGTTTGCGCGGCCACGCTCTATCTGCTTTCTCTGTGTGCATGTTCCGAACAGAAACAGGATGCCCTGTCCCGCATCAAGGAAACCAAGACAATCAGCTTTGCCATGAGTGGCGGCTACCCCCCGTTCAATTTCTACAATTCCGACAACCAGCTCGTGGGCTTTGATGTGGACGTGGCCAAGGAAGTGGCCAAGCGCCTCGGTGTCGAGTTCAAACCTGTGACAACGGAATGGAGCGGCATCATCGAAGGACTTCGCTCCGGTGCCTACGACGGCATTCTCGGCAGCATGGCCGTTACAGAACAGCGGCTCAAGGTAGTGAACTTCTCCACTCCCTACTACTATTCCGGCGCTCAACTCGTCGTTCGCAAAGGTTCCTCATACGCCAAGCCTGCCGACATGAAGGGCAAGACAATAGGCGTGGTCACCGGAACCACGTTTGCCGACGATGCCACCAAGCTCGGGGCCGGGGATGTAAAGCTTTACAAAGACGACACCCAGACCCTTATGGAACTCTCCAACGGAGTTGTTGACGGCGTGATCACCGACCGCGTCGTGGGCGTCAACGCCATGAACTCCGGAAAGTTCAACATCGCCCTGCTGGGATCGCCGCTCCGCAGCGAAAGCATTGCCGTGGCCTTCCGCAAGGGCGAAGAGCCGCTGCTGAACAAAGTCAACGACATTCTTTCCGACATGCATGAAGACGGCACCCTTTCCGAGTTCAGCATCAAATGGCTTAAAACTGACATCACCGTTCAGTAA
- a CDS encoding LuxR C-terminal-related transcriptional regulator codes for MTEQENTFTAPTDPSDIAEALNDVILFVDGQGLITSSNNTRLRYLPQSPVQNTPFWEYLALGTGSLDQTLDKFAPLQIHEIPCPNDRSFLLRIIPVAPPLAAQGGFVVIATDNRPIEALYETYEERLEDNITAWSDSITLFNALFDTAKDPTLLMDESGTILTANTAALETYAAKGQTLAGNAVTTILGRRFRTAVLQSMKNIRPKEILTEKMVALDSEDDAFPVEAILRKIRFTDHSLFQLILHDLSTQEELREDLREKKAEVKQMDIALRQVIRSVEEDRKELRENLSNQVKAQMLPALERIAKADTAEIREGYKTIIEEQLVDLADDGTGELDPELLRLSPREVEVCQLIQLGRSGKEIAEFLNMSFETVQTHRKNIRKKLKLRGNKTTLFQYLRQKPSLG; via the coding sequence ATGACTGAACAGGAAAACACATTCACCGCGCCCACCGATCCGAGCGACATTGCCGAGGCCCTCAACGACGTCATCCTTTTTGTAGACGGTCAGGGCTTGATCACAAGCTCGAACAATACACGGCTGCGCTATCTGCCCCAAAGCCCGGTTCAAAACACCCCCTTCTGGGAATACCTCGCGCTGGGAACGGGGTCGCTCGATCAGACACTCGACAAATTCGCGCCGCTCCAGATTCACGAAATTCCCTGCCCAAACGACAGGAGCTTCCTGTTGCGAATCATCCCTGTTGCGCCACCGCTTGCTGCGCAGGGCGGATTCGTGGTCATTGCCACGGACAACCGCCCCATCGAGGCCCTCTACGAAACATACGAGGAACGGCTGGAAGACAACATCACCGCGTGGTCGGACTCCATCACCCTGTTCAACGCGCTTTTTGACACGGCAAAAGACCCGACCCTGCTCATGGACGAATCCGGAACCATACTGACGGCCAACACCGCAGCGCTGGAGACATACGCGGCCAAAGGACAGACTCTTGCGGGCAATGCCGTGACGACCATTCTCGGACGACGATTCAGGACAGCCGTGCTCCAATCCATGAAAAACATTCGCCCCAAGGAAATCCTGACCGAAAAAATGGTCGCCCTGGACAGTGAGGACGATGCCTTTCCCGTGGAGGCGATCCTGCGCAAGATCCGCTTTACCGACCACAGTCTTTTTCAATTAATTCTGCACGATCTTTCCACGCAGGAAGAACTGCGCGAGGATCTGCGTGAGAAAAAGGCCGAGGTAAAGCAGATGGACATAGCTCTGCGACAGGTCATCCGCTCCGTGGAAGAAGACCGCAAGGAACTGCGCGAAAACCTCAGCAACCAGGTCAAGGCTCAGATGCTGCCCGCCCTGGAGCGCATCGCCAAAGCCGACACAGCAGAAATCCGCGAAGGCTACAAGACCATCATCGAGGAACAGCTTGTGGATCTCGCCGATGACGGCACCGGCGAACTCGACCCCGAGCTATTGCGCCTCTCCCCCCGCGAAGTGGAGGTCTGCCAGCTCATCCAGCTGGGCCGCAGCGGCAAAGAGATTGCCGAATTCCTGAACATGTCCTTTGAAACCGTGCAGACCCACCGCAAGAACATCCGCAAAAAACTGAAACTGCGCGGCAACAAAACCACACTCTTCCAATACCTGCGCCAAAAACCCTCCCTGGGCTAA